In the Oscarella lobularis chromosome 14, ooOscLobu1.1, whole genome shotgun sequence genome, one interval contains:
- the LOC136195660 gene encoding uncharacterized protein isoform X2: MSQDVKKARVPIERVGSIVYHLAVVCAICVLFYRDWQRGREIEKLKEVVLNGGGDGDGQTAPLQAKELPLSKTKEKSGSSNSPWDKYKGDLAPQEHRLKVKRAAEASQPCLCPPGKAGRRGVTGDPGEDGKPGPPGFPGEKGENGTKGDTGIQGVPGQAGQPGQPGPVGPQGGRGQPGRKGHSGKKGDKGAIGPSGAVGPSGAIGPPGKCNCSQNLMYVRLNLMSSQTDDLLISPGVINWDFSFSYEFPDFFLTINNSHDVVEIRHSGLYHIGCQIKYYAQRSAPAVLSIYERKKKKVLTETMDSPSQKEANCTEVRDGVCCYKSDKRTISAQYVGYLQKGTQLQTLLEYPSTSNSCKKFIIFRKASESNYEIALLAKTNED; encoded by the exons ATGTCGCAGGACGTCAAAAAAGCTCGAGTGCCAATCGAACGCGTCGGCTCGATTGTCTATCATCTTGCAGTCGTTTGCGCTATCTGCGTTCTCTTCTATCGCGACTGGCAAAGGGGCCGTGAAATTGAGAAGCTAAAGGAAGTAGTATTGAACGGCGGCGGGGACGGCGACGGTCAAACAGCGCCGTTGCAAGCTAAAGAACTTCCCCTCAGCaagacaaaggagaaaagcgGATCAAGCAATTCACCGTGGGACAAATACAAGGGCGATTTGGCGCCTCAAGAACATCGCCTCAAG GTAAAGCGAGCGGCGGAGGCGTCTCAGCCCTGTCTGTGTCCACCGGGCAAAGCGG GCCGGAGAGGTGTCACTGGAGACCCTG GAGAAGATGGCAAACCCGGACCACCCG GATTCCCTGGCGAGAAGGGAGAGAATG GAACCAAAGGAGACACTGGCATTCAGGGTGTGCCAGGGCAAGCGGGACAGCCAGGACAACCTGGGCCGGTAGGGCCCCAGGGGGGGAGAGGCCAACCAGGGAGAAAAGGACACTCTG GAAAAAAGGGAGATAAAGGAGCTATTGGACCATCAGGAGCCGTTGGACCATCAGGAGCCATTGGACCACCGGGGAAATGCAACTGTAGCC aaaaTCTAATGTACGTGCGGTTGAACTTGATGTCTTCCCAAACCGATGACCTACTCATTAGTCCGG GAGTCATCAATTGGGATTTTTCCTTCAGCTATGAGTTTccagatttttttctcacaaTAAACAACAGTCACGACGTGGTTGAAATTCGTCATAGTGGCCTTTACCATATTGGCTGTCAGATCAAATACTACGCTCAACGATCAGCTCCCGCTGTGCTTAGTATTTATGAacgtaagaagaaaaaagtacTAACCGAGACCATGGACTCGCCATCTCAAAAGGAAGCAAACTGTACAGAAGTTAGAGACGGTGTGTGCTGTTATAAAAGTGACAAAAGAACGATTAGTGCCCAATATGTTGGCTATTTGCAAAAGGGCACTCAACTGCAAACATTATTGGAATACCCTTCTACCTCAAACAGCTGTAAGAAATTCATAATTTTTCGCAAGGCATCGGAAAGCAACTATGAGATAGCTCTACTCGCCAAAACGAACGAAGACTGA
- the LOC136195660 gene encoding uncharacterized protein isoform X1: protein MSQDVKKARVPIERVGSIVYHLAVVCAICVLFYRDWQRGREIEKLKEVVLNGGGDGDGQTAPLQAKELPLSKTKEKSGSSNSPWDKYKGDLAPQEHRLKVKRAAEASQPCLCPPGKAGRRGVTGDPGEDGKPGPPGFPGEKGENGTKGDTGIQGVPGQAGQPGQPGPVGPQGGRGQPGRKGHSGKKGKKGDKGAIGPSGAVGPSGAIGPPGKCNCSQNLMYVRLNLMSSQTDDLLISPGVINWDFSFSYEFPDFFLTINNSHDVVEIRHSGLYHIGCQIKYYAQRSAPAVLSIYERKKKKVLTETMDSPSQKEANCTEVRDGVCCYKSDKRTISAQYVGYLQKGTQLQTLLEYPSTSNSCKKFIIFRKASESNYEIALLAKTNED from the exons ATGTCGCAGGACGTCAAAAAAGCTCGAGTGCCAATCGAACGCGTCGGCTCGATTGTCTATCATCTTGCAGTCGTTTGCGCTATCTGCGTTCTCTTCTATCGCGACTGGCAAAGGGGCCGTGAAATTGAGAAGCTAAAGGAAGTAGTATTGAACGGCGGCGGGGACGGCGACGGTCAAACAGCGCCGTTGCAAGCTAAAGAACTTCCCCTCAGCaagacaaaggagaaaagcgGATCAAGCAATTCACCGTGGGACAAATACAAGGGCGATTTGGCGCCTCAAGAACATCGCCTCAAG GTAAAGCGAGCGGCGGAGGCGTCTCAGCCCTGTCTGTGTCCACCGGGCAAAGCGG GCCGGAGAGGTGTCACTGGAGACCCTG GAGAAGATGGCAAACCCGGACCACCCG GATTCCCTGGCGAGAAGGGAGAGAATG GAACCAAAGGAGACACTGGCATTCAGGGTGTGCCAGGGCAAGCGGGACAGCCAGGACAACCTGGGCCGGTAGGGCCCCAGGGGGGGAGAGGCCAACCAGGGAGAAAAGGACACTCTGGCAAGAAAG GAAAAAAGGGAGATAAAGGAGCTATTGGACCATCAGGAGCCGTTGGACCATCAGGAGCCATTGGACCACCGGGGAAATGCAACTGTAGCC aaaaTCTAATGTACGTGCGGTTGAACTTGATGTCTTCCCAAACCGATGACCTACTCATTAGTCCGG GAGTCATCAATTGGGATTTTTCCTTCAGCTATGAGTTTccagatttttttctcacaaTAAACAACAGTCACGACGTGGTTGAAATTCGTCATAGTGGCCTTTACCATATTGGCTGTCAGATCAAATACTACGCTCAACGATCAGCTCCCGCTGTGCTTAGTATTTATGAacgtaagaagaaaaaagtacTAACCGAGACCATGGACTCGCCATCTCAAAAGGAAGCAAACTGTACAGAAGTTAGAGACGGTGTGTGCTGTTATAAAAGTGACAAAAGAACGATTAGTGCCCAATATGTTGGCTATTTGCAAAAGGGCACTCAACTGCAAACATTATTGGAATACCCTTCTACCTCAAACAGCTGTAAGAAATTCATAATTTTTCGCAAGGCATCGGAAAGCAACTATGAGATAGCTCTACTCGCCAAAACGAACGAAGACTGA
- the LOC136195660 gene encoding uncharacterized protein isoform X3 gives MSQDVKKARVPIERVGSIVYHLAVVCAICVLFYRDWQRGREIEKLKEVVLNGGGDGDGQTAPLQAKELPLSKTKEKSGSSNSPWDKYKGDLAPQEHRLKVKRAAEASQPCLCPPGKAGTKGDTGIQGVPGQAGQPGQPGPVGPQGGRGQPGRKGHSGKKGKKGDKGAIGPSGAVGPSGAIGPPGKCNCSQNLMYVRLNLMSSQTDDLLISPGVINWDFSFSYEFPDFFLTINNSHDVVEIRHSGLYHIGCQIKYYAQRSAPAVLSIYERKKKKVLTETMDSPSQKEANCTEVRDGVCCYKSDKRTISAQYVGYLQKGTQLQTLLEYPSTSNSCKKFIIFRKASESNYEIALLAKTNED, from the exons ATGTCGCAGGACGTCAAAAAAGCTCGAGTGCCAATCGAACGCGTCGGCTCGATTGTCTATCATCTTGCAGTCGTTTGCGCTATCTGCGTTCTCTTCTATCGCGACTGGCAAAGGGGCCGTGAAATTGAGAAGCTAAAGGAAGTAGTATTGAACGGCGGCGGGGACGGCGACGGTCAAACAGCGCCGTTGCAAGCTAAAGAACTTCCCCTCAGCaagacaaaggagaaaagcgGATCAAGCAATTCACCGTGGGACAAATACAAGGGCGATTTGGCGCCTCAAGAACATCGCCTCAAG GTAAAGCGAGCGGCGGAGGCGTCTCAGCCCTGTCTGTGTCCACCGGGCAAAGCGG GAACCAAAGGAGACACTGGCATTCAGGGTGTGCCAGGGCAAGCGGGACAGCCAGGACAACCTGGGCCGGTAGGGCCCCAGGGGGGGAGAGGCCAACCAGGGAGAAAAGGACACTCTGGCAAGAAAG GAAAAAAGGGAGATAAAGGAGCTATTGGACCATCAGGAGCCGTTGGACCATCAGGAGCCATTGGACCACCGGGGAAATGCAACTGTAGCC aaaaTCTAATGTACGTGCGGTTGAACTTGATGTCTTCCCAAACCGATGACCTACTCATTAGTCCGG GAGTCATCAATTGGGATTTTTCCTTCAGCTATGAGTTTccagatttttttctcacaaTAAACAACAGTCACGACGTGGTTGAAATTCGTCATAGTGGCCTTTACCATATTGGCTGTCAGATCAAATACTACGCTCAACGATCAGCTCCCGCTGTGCTTAGTATTTATGAacgtaagaagaaaaaagtacTAACCGAGACCATGGACTCGCCATCTCAAAAGGAAGCAAACTGTACAGAAGTTAGAGACGGTGTGTGCTGTTATAAAAGTGACAAAAGAACGATTAGTGCCCAATATGTTGGCTATTTGCAAAAGGGCACTCAACTGCAAACATTATTGGAATACCCTTCTACCTCAAACAGCTGTAAGAAATTCATAATTTTTCGCAAGGCATCGGAAAGCAACTATGAGATAGCTCTACTCGCCAAAACGAACGAAGACTGA